From Brassica oleracea var. oleracea cultivar TO1000 unplaced genomic scaffold, BOL UnpScaffold00766, whole genome shotgun sequence, the proteins below share one genomic window:
- the LOC106320029 gene encoding uncharacterized protein LOC106320029: MANALVFLSDLHPGRSSSTVQVRLLRLWESWSVRRGGDYIGVNMLLLDSQATMMPANVSLNRLATHQPNLKAGSVYSLTNFDVTCCDRDCRLSDSSLLIRLSDSTSFNESIEPAVPIPQESFRFLNYSGMLGLADSNNQLPDLIGRLLVSRVLLLTLLKTRIVSCDASVTISLFEAQAVKIHNQLKKMGGDPKVVVITSVNPRMVGGRLYLNATSGTHIYFHNETDAGEIFLNRFKLYMERYMNVVIVVSRLVAQDTGLAPVAPLLKTYAKVETLSIAELNDFVITAPSQDIDFICSGKVTGIKMDNGWCYVSCSKCCRKLQRSVSSFTCVPCNDTNAIAVIRYRVEMSIADETGEGLFVGFDGVMAKLHNMRAYEAVHLVGGDGVNPEETDAPPFVKDIARGKTYRFQGGGDDDNADDNHPAVLVRGKVDVCGGCKPEGPSAKVKKARKA; this comes from the exons ATGGCTAACGCTTTGGTTTTCCTCTCCGATCTACATCCTGGCCGCTCTTCCTCCACTGTCCAAGTTCGCCTGCTCCGTTTATGGGAGTCATGGAGTGTACGCCGTGGTGGAGATTACATTGGAGTCAACATGCTCCTTCTTGATTCTCAG GCGACAATGATGCCGGCGAATGTGAGTCTCAACCGGCTCGCGACACACCAGCCTAATCTGAAAGCTGGTTCGGTCTACTCCCTAACCAATTTTGATGTCACTTGCTGTGACAGGGACTGCCGTCTGTCAGACTCTTCCTTATTAATCCGGTTGAGCGACTCAACCTCTTTCAATGAGAGCATTGAACCGGCTGTTCCGATACCTCAGGAGTCATTCCGCTTCCTTAACTACAGTGGGATGCTTGGTCTTGCGGACTCTAACAATCAGCTTCCAG ACCTTATTGGGAGATTACTGGTGTCAAGAGTACTGTTACTGACCCTCCTCAAGACAAGAATCGTGTCATG TGACGCGTCTGTGACCATTAGCCTCTTTGAGGCTCAGGCTGTTAAGATACATAATCAACTCAAGAAGATGGGAGGTGATCCAAAGGTTGTCGTTATAACCAGTGTGAACCCGAGAATGGTGGGAG GTCGTCTGTATTTGAATGCCACATCTGGCACACACATATACTTTCACAATGAAACAGATGCAGGCGAGATATTTTTGAACAG ATTTAAACTGTATATGGAGAGGTACATGAACGTTGTTATCGTCGTGAGCAGGTTGGTTGCACAGGACACCGGCCTCGCGCCAGTAGCTCCACTGCTAAAGACTTATGCTAAGGTGGAGACGCTGAGCATAGCTGAGCTAAATGATTTTGTCATTACCGCTCCTTCACAG GATATTGACTTTATCTGTAGCGGAAAAGTGACTGGAATCAAGATGGACAATGGATGGTGCTATGTTTCCTGTTCAAAGTGTTGCAGGAAACTTCAACGATCTGTCTCATCTTTCACGTGTGTGCCTTGCAACGACACCAACGCAATTGCTGTTATCCG GTACCGTGTGGAGATGTCAATTGCTGACGAAACTGGGGAGGGTTTGTTTGTTGGCTTTGATGGAGTTATGGCGAAGCTCCATAACATGAGGGCTTATGAAGCTGTCCATCTCGTG GGTGGTGATGGTGTAAATCCGGAGGAAACTGATGCCCCACCCTTTGTTAAAGACATAGCTAGAGGGAAGACTTACAGGTTCCAG GGGGGGGGCGACGACGACAATGCAGATGACAACCACCCTGCAGTATTGGTGCGTGGTAAGGTGGACGTGTGTGGTGGTTGCAAACCTGAAGGACCGTCTGCAAAGGTGAAGAAGGCACGCAAGGCATAA
- the LOC106320034 gene encoding probable ribosome-binding factor A, chloroplastic: MANVFHAHQSHLFFPLNPSISTVRSKTQTFHFPQSTAPANLRTDLSVRQRSVKCMANPRRVKMVAKQIMRELSDMLLTDNVLQHAVLPEAALGADRYLSSLTTISDVEVSNDLQIVKVYVSVFGDDRGKDVAIAGLKSKAKYVRSELGKRMKLRLTPEVRFIEDESMERGSRVIAILDKIKAEKGSEGEPETSDSPEDDQDWGVDDPDEDIIYVK; encoded by the exons ATGGCTAACGTGTTCCACGCCCACCAGTCCCACTTATTCTTCCCTCTCAATCCTTCAATCTCCACCGTCCGTTCCAAGACGCAGACGTTCCACTTCCCGCAATCAACGGCTCCGGCTAACCTCCGTACGGACCTCTCCGTGCGCCAGAGGAGCGTGAAGTGTATGGCGAACCCGAGAAGAGTGAAGATGGTGGCTAAGCAGATAATGAGGGAGCTCTCCGACATGCTTCTCACAGACAATGTATTGCAACACGCCGTGTTGCCCGAAGCTGCACTTGGAGCCGACCGCTACCTCTCTTCTCTCACCACCATCAGTGATGTTGAGGTCTCCAATGATTTGCAG ATTGTGAAAGTATATGTATCGGTGTTTGGGGATGATAGAGGGAAAGACGTTGCGATTGCGGGGTTGAAATCGAAAGCTAAATACGTTAGGAGTGAGCTTGGGAAGCGAATGAAGTTGAGATTGACGCCTGAGGTCAGGTTTATTGAGGATGAGTCCATGGAAAGAGGAAGCAGG GTAATCGCGATACTAGACAAAATAAAAGCTGAAAAGGGAAGCGAAGGGGAGCCAGAAACGTCTGATTCGCCAGAGGATGATCAAGATTGGGGAGTGGATGACCCCGACGAAGACATCATCTATGTAAAGTAA
- the LOC106320035 gene encoding V-type proton ATPase subunit c1-like, with translation MSTFSGDETAPFFGFLGAAAALVFSCMGAAYGTAKSGVGVASMGVMRPELVMKSIVPVVMAGVLGIYGLIIAVIISTGINPKAKSYYLFDGYAHLSSGLACGLAGLSAGIAIGIVGDAGVRANAQQPKLFVGMILILIFAEALALYGLIVGIILSSRAGQSRAE, from the exons ATGTCTACCTTCAGCGGCGATGAAACAGCTCCTTTCTTCGGCTTCCTCGGCGCCGCCGCCGCACTCGTCTTCTCCT GTATGGGAGCTGCTTATGGAACGGCGAAGAGTGGTGTTGGTGTGGCTTCCATGGGAGTCATGAGGCCAGAGCTGGTGATGAAGTCCATTGTACCCGTTGTTATGGCTGGTGTGTTGGGTATTTACGGTTTGATTATTGCTGTTATCATCAGTACTGGTATTAACCCCAAGGCTAAGTCTTACTACCTCTTCGATGGTTACGCTCACCTCTCCTCCGGTCTTGCTTGTGGTCTTGCTGGTCTTTCCGCTGGAATAGCCATTGGTATTGTCGGAGATGCTGGTGTCAG GGCAAATGCTCAGCAGCCTAAGCTCTTTGTCGGGATGATTCTTATCCTTATCTTCGCAGAAGCGCTTGCTCTTTACGGGCTTATTGTAGGAATCATCCTCTCCTCTAGAGCTGGCCAGTCTAGAGCTGAATGA